One Phaseolus vulgaris cultivar G19833 chromosome 2, P. vulgaris v2.0, whole genome shotgun sequence DNA window includes the following coding sequences:
- the LOC137810506 gene encoding zinc finger protein ZAT1-like: MERHKCKLCSRTFANGRALGGHMKAHLATLPLPPKPQRLHHSLNTFSSNSSSRAELEDDDNEEEDEEEQEKALINYALRENPKKCFRLADPEFNSGSVVQDRESETESKNPTRRRSKRPRRPANSQPKARPKLSFMESPEPVSSVSDTSPEEDVAMCLMMLSRDRWSKNTNAAVGSDALEEEEERSVEEIKLRRVRRKHQCESCEKTFRSSRALGSHRSICGGSGNDSKIFECPFCSKVFGSGQALGGHKRSHLVPSSSSTANDSTRFKDSFIDLNLPAPTEEDDLSVVSDAQFDD, translated from the coding sequence ATGGAGCGCCACAAATGCAAGCTCTGTTCCAGAACATTCGCCAATGGCAGAGCCCTCGGTGGCCACATGAAGGCTCACTTAGCCACCCTTCCTCTTCCCCCCAAACCCCAACGTCTCCATCACTCTCTTAATACTTTCTCTTCCAATTCCTCTTCACGTGCAGAGTTAGAAGACGATGATaacgaagaagaagatgaagaagagcaAGAAAAGGCTCTGATCAACTACGCCTTGCGAGAGAATCCCAAGAAATGCTTCAGGCTCGCAGATCCCGAGTTCAACTCGGGCTCTGTTGTGCAAGACAGGGAGAGCGAGACCGAGTCAAAGAACCCAACTCGCCGACGATCCAAGCGGCCCCGCAGGCCCGCCAATTCCCAGCCCAAAGCCCGGCCCAAACTCAGCTTCATGGAGTCCCCCGAGCCCGTAAGCTCCGTCTCCGACACTTCCCCCGAGGAAGATGTGGCCATGTGTCTCATGATGCTGTCCAGGGACCGGTGGAGCAAGAACACCAACGCGGCTGTCGGCAGCGACGCCCtcgaagaggaagaagagagaTCAGTGGAAGAGATCAAGTTGAGGAGAGTTCGCCGGAAGCACCAGTGCGAGAGTTGCGAGAAGACGTTTCGATCTTCACGTGCATTGGGCAGTCACCGAAGCATCTGCGGAGGGTCGGGTAATGATAGTAAAATCTTCGAATGCCCCTTTTGTTCTAAGGTGTTTGGGTCTGGTCAAGCACTGGGTGGCCACAAGAGATCTCACCTGGTACCTTCTTCCTCCTCCACCGCGAATGATTCCACCAGGTTCAAAGACAGCTTCATAGATCTCAACTTGCCTGCTCCAACCGAAGAAGACGACCTCAGTGTTGTTTCTGATGCCCAATTCGACGACTAA
- the LOC137810503 gene encoding pentatricopeptide repeat-containing protein At1g09820 isoform X1, translated as MYSSVSDTNTTHCSLCLPSMIIDKFTGSVEGLVFQPLSISTISELLSKQHWSELRPLFRTTKPAIFIDQLFNAEVDSELVLRFFQWSQKEFRISYGLETTAKVLHLLANSKRYSKVRSFLDKFVKNEKHTVSSVFHSLLLGGVRPCTNALIIDMLILAYARNLEIHSACETFRRSHDYGYKSSLNSCNSLLSGLVKENETGEMEYVYKEMIKRRIQPNLTTFNIFINGLCKAGKLNKAEDVIEDIKAWRFSPNVVTYNTLIDGHCKKGSAGKMYKADAILKEMLANKISPNEITFNSLIDGFCKDENVLAAKEALEEMQRMGLKPNLVTYNSLINGLSNNGKLDEAIALWDRMDGLGLKPNIVTYNVLINGLCKRKMTKEARKLFDDIAKQGLVPNAITFNTLIDTFCKDGMMEDAFALHKSMLEEGIFPSVSTYNCLIAGLCRNQNARAAKDLLKEMLTYDLKADIITYNILIDGCCKDNETSKAEKLLSEMLNVGVKPNHVTYNTLMDGYCMEGNVKAALKVRTQMEKEGKRANVVTYNVLIKGFCRTGKLEDANRLLNEMLERGLNPNRTTYDIVRLEMLDKGFIPDIEGHLYNISSMS; from the exons ATGTATTCTTCTGTTTCTGATACAAACACAACTCATTGCAGTTTATGTTTGCCATCAATGATAATAGACAAATTTACTGGATCTGTTGAAG GTTTAGTCTTTCAGCCATTGAGCATATCTACAATTTCAGAGCTGTTGAGTAAACAACACTGGTCAGAGCTCAGACCCCTTTTTAGAACAACCAAACCTGCAATATTCATTGATCAATTGTTCAATGCGGAGGTTGATTCAGAGCTTGTTTTAAGGTTCTTTCAGTGGTCTCAGAAAGAGTTCAGAATTTCATATGGTCTTGAAACTACTGCCAAAGTTTTACATCTTCTAGCAAATTCAAAAAGGTACTCTAAAGTCAGGTCCTTTTTGGATAAATTTGTGAAGAACGAGAAACATACAGTTTCTTCTGTTTTTCACTCTCTCTTGTTGGGTGGTGTCCGGCCTTGTACAAATGCTCTAATAATTGATATGTTGATCCTAGCATATGCAAGAAATTTAGAAATTCACTCTGCCTGTGAAACATTTAGGCGATCTCATGATTATGGATATAAGTCATCACTGAATTCATGTAATTCGTTGTTGAGTGGTTTGGTGAAGGAGAATGAAACAGGAGAAATGGAATACGTGTACAAGGAGATGATAAAGAGGAGAATTCAGCCTAACTTGACAacctttaatatttttatcaatggTCTCTGTAAAGCTGGTAAGTTGAATAAGGCGGAGGATGTCATCGAAGACATTAAAGCCTGGAGATTTTCTCCAAATGTAGTTACTTATAACACTCTGATTGATGGGCATTGCAAGAAGGGCAGTGCTGGAAAAATGTACAAAGCTGATGCCATTTTGAAGGAAATGCTTGCTAATAAAATTTCCCCAAATGAGATCACCTTTAATTCTCTTATTGATGGTTTCTGTAAGGATGAGAATGTGTTGGCTGCAAAGGAGGCTTTAGAAGAGATGCAAAGGATGGGACTAAAACCTAATTTAGTTACTTATAACTCACTGATAAATGGTTTATCTAATAACGGGAAGCTAGATGAGGCCATTGCTTTGTGGGATAGGATGGATGGCTTAGGTTTGAAGCCAAATATTGTTACTTATAATGTTCTTATTAATGGGCTTTGTAAGAGGAAGATGACGAAGGAAGCAAGAAAACTCTTTGATGATATAGCTAAGCAAGGTTTGGTACCCAATGCAATAACATTTAATACATTGATTGATACATTCTGCAAAGACGGGATGATGGAAGATGCATTTGCTCTGCATAAATCGATGCTTGAAGAAGGGATTTTTCCAAGTGTTTCAACCTATAATTGCTTAATTGCAGGCTTGTGCAGgaaccagaacgcaagagctgCAAAGGATCTTCTTAAAGAAATGCTGACCTATGACCTGAAAGCTGATATTATAACATATAACATCTTAATAGATGGATGCTGCAAAGACAATGAAACAAGTAAGGCAGAAAAACTGCTTAGTGAAATGCTCAACGTTGGTGTCAAACCTAATCATGTAACGTATAATACATTGATGGATGGATATTGCATGGAGGGAAATGTGAAGGCAGCATTGAAGGTCAGGACCCAGATGGAGAAAGAAGGGAAGCGGGCAAATGTTGTTACATATAATGTGCTGATTAAAGGATTTTGTAGAACAGGCAAGCTAGAGGACGCAAACAGGCTTCTTAATGAGATGTTGGAAAGAGGTTTGAATCCGAATCGAACTACCTACGATATTGTAAGATTGGAAATGTTGGATAAAGGTTTTATTCCAGACATAGAAGGACACTTATATAATATTTCTAGCATGTCTTAA
- the LOC137810504 gene encoding uncharacterized protein yields MAEKAAAPPPSKPLTTQEWETLIEDFQNGVHHKWNSLDPLFDLLLSSLLRKDFPLFLKLQLLVFLDEFSLSFFISNHHLHRLVEALKAVVHAPLDVVPSAFKDQFMVSVTSILICTSENVVVDSQTENNLVELLLTVVNRPNFGSDRHTRGVACECLRELERWKPGLLSDVVGHLWSLCQNERTHASQCYLLLFTSVIHNIVARKLSVSILNTSVPMVPFNAPNCVTGSGSELGSGLNVKELRRAMAFLLEWPQVMTPCGMMEFVSMIIPVAVALELQPSMLKVQLFGMIHSFDPVLCHVVLSMYLRFLEAFDGQEGEVSRRLLLISKESQNFLVFRLLAVHWLLGFNQLIFEKTKPTVELCSTFYPALFDPLALKALKLDLLAFSSVSAHVLRLKSGSDELIDPVKLFENGIVCVSSFKWLLPMSAETAVAFRTFHKFLIASSSHSDNDPSTARNLLDSAIFRTLQGLLVNMMLESRRLVPVVVAFVDRLLSCQKHCWLGECLLQKFDEHLLPKVKMDYKLVYCFPIFDRIAENQTIPPRGLLEVLTNFMIFLVEKHGPDTGMKSWSQGSRALGICRTMLMRHHSSRLFIRLSRLLAFTCLYFPDLEVRDNSRIYLRMLVCIPGKKLRDILNLGDMILGISPSSHPTSFFNVQSPRPSQKFKSFKDLSSCIYLERLGPLLVKQFWSLSLSNLVVSNANPTYLESIRDLKAPVEEKEFSDSSNTQTIPETRRINQPQEPLRVMDSKVAEILNTLRKYFSCIPDFRYMPGLKVRISCRLRFESNTFNRMLGIDKAVPSLEETDALPAIYATVLNFSSSAPYGSIPSYRIPFLLGEPYNKDPASQNVSLSIVPVGVGNDSREEEKYRATVVVDLEPREPTPGIVNVHIETNAENGQIIQGQLQGITVGIEDMFLKAIVPSDIPEDETPRYNFDLFNTLWEACGSSSSTGRETFQLKGGKGIAAISGTQSVKLLDVPATSLIQATERHLARFVVGVSGEPLIDAVWEGGIIQNVIWEDSSPDATSVINRDTGPLRLTYNDEEYEKGSISNTRKRHLGCFHVLIFLPPRFHLLFKMEVGDVSTLVRIRTDHWPSLAYIDDYLEALYLS; encoded by the exons ATGGCGGAGAAAGCGGCGGCGCCACCACCGTCGAAGCCTTTGACAACTCAGGAGTGGGAAACCCTAATCGAGGACTTCCAGAATGGCGTCCACCACAAATGGAACTCTCTTGATCCCCTCTTCGATCTTCTCCTCTCCTCTCTTCTCCGCAAGGATTTCCCTCTCTTCCTCAAGCTCCAACTCCTCGTCTTCCTTGACGAATTCTCCCTCTCCTTCTTCATCTCCAACCACCATCTCCATCGTCTCGTTGAGGCGCTCAAAGCTGTCGTCCATGCGCCACTCGACGTTGTCCCTTCCGCCTTCAAAGACCAGTTCATGGTCTCCGTCACCTCGATTCTCATCTGCACATCGGAAAACGTCGTCGTCGATTCCCAAACGGAGAATAACCTGGTCGAGCTGCTGCTGACAGTTGTAAACCGTCCCAATTTCGGTTCGGACCGGCACACGCGCGGCGTGGCTTGCGAATGCCTGAGGGAATTGGAGCGATGGAAACCGGGATTGCTCTCGGATGTGGTTGGACACTTGTGGAGTCTGTGCCAGAACGAACGAACTCATGCTTCGCAGTGTTACCTCTTGCTCTTCACGTCGGTGATTCACAACATCGTCGCTCGGAAACTCAGCGTTTCGATTCTCAACACATCGGTTCCGATGGTTCCGTTCAACGCGCCGAACTGTGTGACGGGTTCAGGTTCGGAGTTAGGTTCGGGATTGAATGTGAAGGAGTTGAGGAGGGCGATGGCATTTTTGCTGGAGTGGCCACAAGTGATGACTCCTTGCGGAATGATGGAGTTTGTGAGTATGATAATTCCCGTGGCTGTGGCATTGGAATTGCAACCATCCATGCTGAAGGTGCAGTTGTTTGGGATGATTCATTCCTTTGACCCTGTTCTGTGCCATGTTGTTTTGAGCATGTATTTGCGTTTCTTGGAGGCGTTTGATGGTCAAGAGGGAGAGGTTTCTCGCAGACTCTTGTTGATTTCGAAAGAATCTCAGAATTTTTTGGTGTTTCGCTTGTTGGCTGTCCACTGGTTGTTGGGTTTCAATCAGTTGATTTTCGAGAAGACGAAGCCCACCGTCGAATTGTGCTCCACTTTTTACCCCGCTTTGTTTGATCCTCTGGCTTTGAAAGCCTTgaagcttgaccttcttgcGTTTTCCTCGGTTTCTGCTCATGTATTGAGGCTGAAAAGTGGTTCTGATGAGTTGATTGATCCAGTGAAGCTGTTTGAAAATGGTATTGTTTGTGTATCTTCTTTCAAATGGTTGCTTCCCATGAGTGCAGAGACCGCTGTTGCATTCCGCACCTTCCATAAGTTTttgattgcttcttcttctcattctgaCAATGATCCTTCCACTGCAAGAAATCTGTTGGACTCTGCCATTTTTCGCACTTTGCAG gGGTTGCTTGTGAACATGATGTTGGAGAGTAGAAGACTGGTTCCTGTTGTCGTAGCGTTTGTTGACCGGTTACTCTCCTGTCAAAAGCACTGTTGGTTGGGTGAGTGCTTACTTCAGAAATTTGATGAGCACTTGCTTCCCAAAGTGAAAATGGATTATAAGTTGGTTTATTGCTTTCCAATATTTGATAGAATTGCTGAAAATCAGACTATACCTCCTCGTGGATTGTTAGAGGTGCTCACGAACTTCATGATTTTTCTTGTGGAGAAACATGGCCCAGATACAGGGATGAAATCTTGGTCTCAGGGAAGCAGAGCTCTTGGAATTTGCCGAACTATGCTGATGCGACACCATAGCTCTAGATTGTTCATTAGATTGTCTCGTCTGCTTGCATTTACATGTCTATATTTTCCTGATCTGGAGGTTCGTGACAATTCAAG GATCTACTTGCGTATGCTGGTCTGCATTCCAGGGAAGAAGCTTAGAGACATCCTGAATCTCGGGGACATGATCCTTGGAATTTCGCCATCTTCACATCCAACCTCATTTTTCAACGTTCAGTCACCTCGACCTTCTCAGAAATTCAAGTCATTTAAAGACTTATCATCCTGCATTTACCTTGAGCGTTTGGGCCCATTGCTAGTCAAACAATTTTGGTCTCTGTCGTTGTCAAATTTAGTTGTAAGTAACGCCAATCCCACTTATCTGGAGAGCATCAGAGACCTCAAAGCTCCTGTTGAGGAAAAAGAATTTTCTGATAGTTCCAATACACAGACCATTCCTGAAACTAGAAGGATAAATCAGCCACAAGAGCCACTCCGTGTTATGGATTCTAAAGTCGCAGAAATTTTAAACACGTTAAGGAAGTACTTTTCCTGCATTCCCGACTTCAGATATATGCCAGGTCTCAAAGTCAGAATCTCATGCAGATTGAGATTTGAATCTAATACTTTCAATCGCATGTTGGGAATAGATAAAGCTGTCCCATCCTTGGAAGAGACAGACGCACTTCCAGCTATATATGCTACTGTGTTAAATTTCTCGTCATCTGCACCATATGGGTCAATTCCATCCTATCGGATACCTTTTCTTCTTGGTGAACCATACAATAAAGATCCTGCATCTCAAAATGTCTCCCTAAGTATTGTACCTGTTGGTGTCGGAAATGATTCCAGAGAAGAGGAAAAATATAGAGCTACTGTTGTAGTTGATTTGGAACCCAGGGAACCCACACCAGGTATAGTTAATGTTCACATTGAAACAAATGCAGAAAATGGTCAAATCATCCAAGGTCAACTTCAAGGAATCACAGTAGGCATAGAAGACATGTTTCTCAAGGCTATTGTCCCATCAGACATTCCAGAAGATGAAACACCTCGATACAACTTTGACCTGTTCAATACTTTATGGGAGGCATGTGGCTCATCCTCCAGCACTGGCCGGGAGACCTTTCAGTTGAAAGGGGGTAAAGGGATTGCTGCCATCAGTGGAACTCAATCTGTCAAGCTTCTTGATGTCCCTGCAACCTCTTTGATCCAGGCAACTGAGCGCCATTTGGCACGCTTTGTTGTAGGTGTGAGTGGGGAGCCACTTATTGATGCTGTATGGGAAGGGGGAATCATTCAAAATGTCATTTGGGAAGATTCTTCTCCTGATGCTACTTCTGTTATTAATCGTGATACAGGTCCACTCCGTCTTACTTACAATGATGAAGAGTATGAGAAGGGGTCTATTAGCAATACTAGGAAAAGACACCTAGGTTGTTTTCATGTTCTAATATTTCTTCCACCGCGGTTCCATCTCCTTTTTAAAATGGAAGTTGGAGATGTTTCAACTTTAGTTCGTATCCGTACAGATCATTGGCCAAGCTTAGCCTACATTGATGATTATTTAGAAGCTTTGTATCTATCATAA
- the LOC137809923 gene encoding uncharacterized protein, whose product MEHDGQIAFWINVHNALVMHAAYNICGHIISANAIEQVIIGFRTPCIGRWLESFVSAGLRKKYGEEQQLISSKLYINDLQPHICFALCTGAFSEPVLKVYTASNIREQLNIAKRGFPQANVAVKKSSTVFLPKLVERFSREALINLDELFGWVMYSVDKKLHDSMQK is encoded by the exons ATGGAACATGATGGACAGATTGCATTCTGGATCAATGTGCATAATGCTCTTGTGATGCAT GCAGCTTACAATATTTGTGGCCATATCATAAGTGCAAATGCCATAGAACAAGTGATAATTGGCTTCCGAACACCCTGCATTGGAAGG TGGCTTGAAAGCTTTGTGTCTGCAGGTCTGAGGAAGAAATATGGTGAAGAACAGCAGCTTATCAGCTCTAAATTGTATATTAATGATTTGCAACCCCATATTTGCTTTGCCCTTTGCACTGGGGCATTTTCAGAACCTGTG CTAAAGGTCTACACTGCATCAAATATAAGAGAACAGCTTAATATTGCCAAGAGAGGGTTTCCTCAAGCAAATGTAGCTGTAAAGAAGTCAAGCACAGTTTTTCTCCCTAAATTGGTGGAAAGATTTTCTAGAGAAGCATTAATCAATTTAGACGAACTCTTTGGATGGGTAATGTATAGTGTTGACAAGAAACTGCATGATTCGATGCAAAAGTGA
- the LOC137810505 gene encoding WAT1-related protein At5g47470-like — protein sequence MVVDKFTGSVEGKITCFTQVVTVFQRIKVIMDSVGINLQRQLGICTTILLEKKNDKETASCSNKVKILGTLLCVLGALTMKIMQSEKNSTLQLSTTPSGFILKIQKIIGFFYLVVAVMILSSNFVLQAGPVSGIWLSFNGWTVKKRGPVFVSMFSPIEH from the exons ATGGTTGTAGACAAATTTACTGGATCTGTTGAAGGTAAGATTACTTGTTTCACCCAAGTTGTAACTGTGTTTCAGCGTATCAAAGTAATTATGGATTCTGTTGGAATTAATCTGCAAAGACAGCTAGGCATATGCACAACTATtttgttagaaaagaaaaatgataagGAAACTGCTTCATGCTCCAACAAAGTAAAAATCTTGGGAACATTGCTTTGTGTCTTGGGAGCTCTCACAATGAAAATAATGCAAAGCGAGAAAAATTCCACACTTCAATTATCAACGACTCCATCAGGTTTTATCCTTAAGATACAAAAGATTATCGGTTTCTTCTATCTCGTGGTTGCAGTCATGATTTTGTCGAGCAACTTCGTTCTGCAG GCAGGTCCTGTGAGTGGAATATGGCTGAGTTTCAACGGGTGGACAGTGAAGAAAAGAGGGCCAGTGTTTGTCTCCATGTTTAGCCCCATTG AACATTGA
- the LOC137810503 gene encoding pentatricopeptide repeat-containing protein At1g09820 isoform X2, protein MIIDKFTGSVEGLVFQPLSISTISELLSKQHWSELRPLFRTTKPAIFIDQLFNAEVDSELVLRFFQWSQKEFRISYGLETTAKVLHLLANSKRYSKVRSFLDKFVKNEKHTVSSVFHSLLLGGVRPCTNALIIDMLILAYARNLEIHSACETFRRSHDYGYKSSLNSCNSLLSGLVKENETGEMEYVYKEMIKRRIQPNLTTFNIFINGLCKAGKLNKAEDVIEDIKAWRFSPNVVTYNTLIDGHCKKGSAGKMYKADAILKEMLANKISPNEITFNSLIDGFCKDENVLAAKEALEEMQRMGLKPNLVTYNSLINGLSNNGKLDEAIALWDRMDGLGLKPNIVTYNVLINGLCKRKMTKEARKLFDDIAKQGLVPNAITFNTLIDTFCKDGMMEDAFALHKSMLEEGIFPSVSTYNCLIAGLCRNQNARAAKDLLKEMLTYDLKADIITYNILIDGCCKDNETSKAEKLLSEMLNVGVKPNHVTYNTLMDGYCMEGNVKAALKVRTQMEKEGKRANVVTYNVLIKGFCRTGKLEDANRLLNEMLERGLNPNRTTYDIVRLEMLDKGFIPDIEGHLYNISSMS, encoded by the exons ATGATAATAGACAAATTTACTGGATCTGTTGAAG GTTTAGTCTTTCAGCCATTGAGCATATCTACAATTTCAGAGCTGTTGAGTAAACAACACTGGTCAGAGCTCAGACCCCTTTTTAGAACAACCAAACCTGCAATATTCATTGATCAATTGTTCAATGCGGAGGTTGATTCAGAGCTTGTTTTAAGGTTCTTTCAGTGGTCTCAGAAAGAGTTCAGAATTTCATATGGTCTTGAAACTACTGCCAAAGTTTTACATCTTCTAGCAAATTCAAAAAGGTACTCTAAAGTCAGGTCCTTTTTGGATAAATTTGTGAAGAACGAGAAACATACAGTTTCTTCTGTTTTTCACTCTCTCTTGTTGGGTGGTGTCCGGCCTTGTACAAATGCTCTAATAATTGATATGTTGATCCTAGCATATGCAAGAAATTTAGAAATTCACTCTGCCTGTGAAACATTTAGGCGATCTCATGATTATGGATATAAGTCATCACTGAATTCATGTAATTCGTTGTTGAGTGGTTTGGTGAAGGAGAATGAAACAGGAGAAATGGAATACGTGTACAAGGAGATGATAAAGAGGAGAATTCAGCCTAACTTGACAacctttaatatttttatcaatggTCTCTGTAAAGCTGGTAAGTTGAATAAGGCGGAGGATGTCATCGAAGACATTAAAGCCTGGAGATTTTCTCCAAATGTAGTTACTTATAACACTCTGATTGATGGGCATTGCAAGAAGGGCAGTGCTGGAAAAATGTACAAAGCTGATGCCATTTTGAAGGAAATGCTTGCTAATAAAATTTCCCCAAATGAGATCACCTTTAATTCTCTTATTGATGGTTTCTGTAAGGATGAGAATGTGTTGGCTGCAAAGGAGGCTTTAGAAGAGATGCAAAGGATGGGACTAAAACCTAATTTAGTTACTTATAACTCACTGATAAATGGTTTATCTAATAACGGGAAGCTAGATGAGGCCATTGCTTTGTGGGATAGGATGGATGGCTTAGGTTTGAAGCCAAATATTGTTACTTATAATGTTCTTATTAATGGGCTTTGTAAGAGGAAGATGACGAAGGAAGCAAGAAAACTCTTTGATGATATAGCTAAGCAAGGTTTGGTACCCAATGCAATAACATTTAATACATTGATTGATACATTCTGCAAAGACGGGATGATGGAAGATGCATTTGCTCTGCATAAATCGATGCTTGAAGAAGGGATTTTTCCAAGTGTTTCAACCTATAATTGCTTAATTGCAGGCTTGTGCAGgaaccagaacgcaagagctgCAAAGGATCTTCTTAAAGAAATGCTGACCTATGACCTGAAAGCTGATATTATAACATATAACATCTTAATAGATGGATGCTGCAAAGACAATGAAACAAGTAAGGCAGAAAAACTGCTTAGTGAAATGCTCAACGTTGGTGTCAAACCTAATCATGTAACGTATAATACATTGATGGATGGATATTGCATGGAGGGAAATGTGAAGGCAGCATTGAAGGTCAGGACCCAGATGGAGAAAGAAGGGAAGCGGGCAAATGTTGTTACATATAATGTGCTGATTAAAGGATTTTGTAGAACAGGCAAGCTAGAGGACGCAAACAGGCTTCTTAATGAGATGTTGGAAAGAGGTTTGAATCCGAATCGAACTACCTACGATATTGTAAGATTGGAAATGTTGGATAAAGGTTTTATTCCAGACATAGAAGGACACTTATATAATATTTCTAGCATGTCTTAA